The Planktothrix tepida PCC 9214 genome window below encodes:
- a CDS encoding glycoside hydrolase family 10 protein, translating to MNWNSIQQQTRFWSMGVKRLKSFTRSLHNHIQRFRLGKITRFQRYFAFSVCCVFLGLTLIQFPVLSTSVNIATLRQEQSDNLLAQGIVNSTSAIYHQREFRGVWVATVANIDWPSKSNLSVDQQKFELIAILNRMQELNLNALILQVRPNGDALYSSSIEPWSAWLTGSQGTPPNPYYDPLQFAIEEAHKRNIELHAWFNPYRARLRGNAPFAPNHMASKFPQYAYQYGDLVWMEPGAREVQDQTFNVIMDVVQRYDVDGIHLDDYFYPYPKDGIPFPDSQIYNAYRAAGGTLGLGDWRRQNVNLMIKRIHDGIKATKPYVKFGISPFGIYRPGAAPGTVGLDQYDSLYADVKLWIEQGWMDYLSPQLYWKIDPPQQSYPVLLDWWLQHNPQRRHVYTGNALYRIDNEWPISELQRQVAISRQRSPQLSLGNIFFSMKFFRDNRQGINEVFKSAIYPTPALVPPMPWLDNQPPETPSGIQVNSGMISWMPSAENDIRSWAIYQQFSNGWQLVKVVDKNTTSVRVNPGSYAIRAVDRMGNESVEQVVSVS from the coding sequence ATGAATTGGAACTCCATTCAACAACAGACTCGTTTTTGGTCTATGGGTGTCAAACGATTAAAATCTTTCACCCGTTCCCTTCACAATCACATTCAACGATTTAGACTCGGAAAAATTACCCGTTTTCAACGCTATTTCGCTTTCTCCGTCTGTTGTGTTTTTCTGGGATTAACCTTAATTCAATTTCCGGTACTTTCCACTTCGGTTAATATCGCTACATTGAGACAGGAACAATCGGATAATTTATTAGCTCAGGGAATCGTTAATTCAACCAGTGCTATTTATCATCAACGAGAATTTCGTGGGGTTTGGGTCGCGACCGTTGCCAATATTGATTGGCCGTCTAAATCTAATTTATCCGTTGATCAACAAAAATTTGAACTCATTGCCATCTTAAATCGAATGCAAGAATTAAACTTAAATGCGTTAATTCTGCAAGTTCGTCCCAATGGTGATGCGTTGTATAGTTCCAGTATAGAACCTTGGAGTGCGTGGTTAACCGGATCTCAAGGAACTCCCCCAAATCCCTATTATGATCCGCTACAATTTGCCATTGAAGAAGCTCATAAACGCAATATTGAATTACACGCTTGGTTTAATCCCTATCGCGCAAGATTAAGAGGAAATGCTCCCTTTGCGCCGAATCACATGGCTTCAAAATTTCCTCAATATGCCTATCAATATGGGGATTTAGTTTGGATGGAACCCGGTGCGCGGGAAGTTCAAGATCAAACCTTTAATGTAATTATGGATGTGGTACAACGGTATGATGTTGATGGCATCCATTTAGATGATTATTTCTATCCCTATCCTAAAGATGGTATTCCATTTCCTGATAGTCAAATCTATAATGCCTATCGTGCTGCTGGCGGAACGTTAGGGTTAGGAGATTGGCGACGTCAAAATGTTAATTTGATGATTAAACGCATTCATGATGGCATTAAAGCGACAAAACCTTATGTCAAATTTGGTATTAGTCCCTTTGGAATTTATCGCCCTGGAGCAGCACCCGGAACGGTAGGATTAGATCAATATGATTCTCTCTACGCTGATGTAAAATTATGGATAGAACAAGGATGGATGGATTATTTATCCCCTCAACTGTATTGGAAAATTGATCCGCCTCAACAAAGTTATCCAGTGTTATTAGATTGGTGGTTACAACATAATCCCCAGCGGCGCCATGTTTATACCGGAAATGCTCTGTATCGAATTGACAACGAATGGCCTATATCTGAACTGCAACGACAGGTGGCGATTTCTCGACAAAGATCTCCCCAATTATCTTTAGGAAATATCTTTTTTAGTATGAAGTTTTTCCGCGATAATCGTCAAGGCATTAATGAGGTTTTTAAAAGTGCGATTTATCCCACCCCAGCCTTAGTTCCCCCCATGCCTTGGTTGGATAATCAACCTCCTGAAACTCCCAGTGGTATTCAAGTGAATTCGGGGATGATTTCTTGGATGCCTTCTGCTGAAAACGATATCCGCTCTTGGGCAATTTATCAACAATTTTCTAACGGTTGGCAGTTAGTTAAAGTTGTGGATAAAAATACAACTTCTGTTCGAGTTAACCCTGGAAGTTATGCCATTCGTGCGGTAGATAGAATGGGGAATGAAAGCGTTGAACAGGTTGTTTCTGTGTCTTAA
- a CDS encoding cation:proton antiporter: protein MDVTELVRISIILLLVATIVALLSRRVGIPYVTGLVLAGLPFTELMSRPIGLDPSLVLNLFLPILIFDAGINTDVSRLRSTFKPIALLAGPGAILSSVIIAVLLKFGLGLGWIPAAFMGIILANTDTVSMIAVFKEIPVPSRLSTIVEGETLFNDAAALVSFNLISQVYSTGSLTFQEGIQQLLFIAIGGSIVGLVLGYLSIPVFARLDDPLSSLLLTVAVALGTFQAGQFLGVSGAVAVVVAGLIFGNLGLSRQTTASSRITLLSFWEYASFTVNTFIFLLIGVEINLLTFWQTLPAVLLAVLAYQVGRVLTVYPLLAGIRWFDRPIPLRWQHLLFFGNIKGSLSMALALSLPPTLPGRDILITLVFGSVLVSLVGQGLSLPWVVKRLKLSTVSPTQEQMEQWQAELITAKAAQDELEGLLKSGILPKSVYEEMRSRYQVKVAGAEKSLREFYNRRSGELEHSTGDYMSKLDAIRRRLILAEKGVLNEALRKRILSETIVRGRLRTLDEQLLQLEDD from the coding sequence GTGGATGTTACCGAATTAGTCAGGATTTCAATTATTCTCCTACTGGTTGCGACGATTGTAGCTTTATTATCGCGCCGGGTAGGGATTCCTTACGTTACAGGTTTAGTTTTAGCGGGTTTACCCTTTACAGAATTAATGTCTCGTCCCATTGGTTTAGACCCGTCCCTGGTTTTAAATCTATTTTTACCGATTCTCATCTTTGATGCCGGGATTAATACCGATGTCAGTCGTCTCCGTAGTACCTTTAAACCCATTGCCCTTTTAGCTGGCCCAGGAGCTATTCTTTCGAGTGTAATTATCGCGGTTCTGTTAAAATTTGGGTTGGGATTAGGTTGGATACCTGCTGCATTTATGGGGATAATTCTGGCAAATACGGATACGGTTTCTATGATTGCGGTATTTAAAGAAATCCCCGTACCCTCTCGACTCTCTACAATTGTCGAAGGAGAAACCCTGTTTAATGATGCGGCGGCGTTGGTTTCCTTCAATCTGATTTCCCAAGTTTATTCAACGGGTTCACTCACGTTTCAAGAAGGCATCCAGCAATTGCTATTTATCGCCATTGGAGGAAGTATAGTTGGGTTAGTTTTAGGTTATTTAAGCATACCTGTATTTGCCCGTTTAGATGATCCTCTCAGTAGTTTATTACTAACGGTAGCAGTAGCATTAGGAACGTTTCAGGCGGGACAATTTCTAGGCGTATCTGGTGCGGTGGCGGTGGTGGTGGCGGGATTAATTTTCGGAAATCTAGGACTTTCACGCCAAACCACCGCTTCCAGTCGCATCACGTTATTGAGTTTCTGGGAATACGCTAGTTTTACGGTAAATACCTTTATTTTTCTATTAATTGGGGTAGAGATCAATTTATTAACGTTTTGGCAAACTTTACCTGCGGTTTTACTCGCTGTTTTAGCGTATCAAGTCGGGCGAGTTTTGACGGTTTATCCCCTATTAGCGGGAATTCGTTGGTTTGACCGTCCCATTCCCCTGCGTTGGCAACATTTACTATTTTTTGGCAATATTAAAGGCTCACTTTCTATGGCGTTGGCGTTAAGTCTACCCCCGACACTCCCAGGACGGGATATTCTGATTACACTGGTTTTTGGAAGTGTGCTGGTGTCGTTAGTAGGGCAGGGTTTAAGTTTACCTTGGGTTGTTAAACGTCTAAAGTTATCGACGGTTTCCCCAACTCAAGAGCAGATGGAACAATGGCAAGCTGAATTAATTACGGCGAAGGCTGCACAGGATGAATTAGAAGGGTTATTAAAGTCGGGAATTTTGCCCAAATCGGTTTATGAAGAAATGCGGTCACGCTATCAGGTGAAAGTAGCCGGAGCAGAAAAGTCTTTGCGAGAATTTTATAATCGTCGTTCTGGGGAGTTGGAGCATTCTACGGGCGATTATATGAGTAAATTGGATGCCATTCGTCGCCGTTTAATCTTGGCGGAAAAAGGGGTTCTCAATGAAGCTTTGCGAAAGCGGATTTTATCAGAAACCATTGTCCGAGGACGTCTGCGAACTCTGGATGAACAGTTGCTACAACTGGAGGATGATTAA
- a CDS encoding S-methyl-5'-thioadenosine phosphorylase, translated as MSEVKIGIIGGSGLYKMEAFTDVEELHLDTPFGHPSDAILVGTLEGMRVAFLARHGRNHNFLPTELPYRANIYALKSLGVEYIISASAVGSLKEEVKPLDLVVPDQFIDRTYQRNSTFFGEGVVAHIGFGHPFCSQLSKILGQAITSLNLPDIDYHLSGTYVCMEGPAFSTKAESNLYRSWGGSIIGMTNLTEAKLAREAEIAYTTLALVTDYDCWHPDHDHVTVEMVIQNLHKNAVNAQTVIQETVRRLKDHLPPSEAHSALKYAILTPLNQIPPDRLQQLELFLKKYI; from the coding sequence ATGAGTGAGGTTAAAATTGGGATTATTGGGGGAAGTGGATTATATAAGATGGAGGCATTCACCGATGTGGAGGAACTACACCTCGATACTCCGTTTGGTCATCCTTCCGATGCGATTTTAGTGGGAACCTTAGAAGGAATGCGAGTCGCATTTTTAGCTCGACATGGACGAAACCATAATTTTTTACCGACAGAATTACCTTATCGTGCTAATATTTACGCGCTTAAAAGTTTAGGCGTTGAGTATATTATTTCCGCTTCGGCTGTGGGGTCTTTAAAAGAAGAGGTTAAACCCTTAGATTTAGTCGTTCCTGATCAATTTATTGATCGAACTTATCAACGAAATTCTACATTTTTTGGTGAAGGGGTTGTGGCTCATATCGGCTTCGGTCATCCCTTTTGTTCTCAACTCTCAAAAATTTTGGGACAAGCGATCACGAGTTTAAATTTACCCGATATTGATTATCATTTATCAGGAACCTATGTCTGCATGGAGGGGCCAGCCTTTTCTACAAAAGCTGAATCTAATTTATATCGCAGTTGGGGGGGCAGCATTATTGGGATGACGAATTTAACGGAAGCCAAATTAGCCAGAGAAGCAGAAATTGCTTATACTACTTTAGCTTTAGTTACCGATTATGATTGTTGGCATCCCGATCATGATCATGTCACCGTAGAAATGGTGATTCAAAATTTACATAAAAATGCGGTTAATGCTCAAACAGTCATTCAAGAAACCGTGCGAAGATTAAAGGATCATTTACCACCTTCTGAAGCTCATTCAGCGTTAAAATATGCCATCTTAACCCCCCTAAATCAAATTCCTCCAGACCGACTCCAACAGTTAGAACTATTCTTGAAAAAATATATCTAA
- a CDS encoding potassium channel family protein, whose amino-acid sequence MYVLIGGGGLVGLSLAQKLLELGHTVAVIDIDPNACRYAREKIGAMAFEGSAVSTEVLLESGIRKANSLVAALRSDALNLAMVTLAKHYGVPHIISRMRHPDFTQPLRLAGANHIISTVELGVSTMVNAIEYPQVESMMHFEQGQIEVLKLAVPKNCYVAGRSVAEIAQDSRFPTGSLIIGYQPHPQDNLMIPNGSTVLEPGSTILIVTKPGTLHQVIDFIEGYQSCG is encoded by the coding sequence ATGTATGTTCTGATTGGTGGCGGTGGTTTAGTGGGGTTGAGTTTAGCTCAAAAATTGTTAGAATTGGGGCATACTGTAGCCGTTATTGATATTGATCCGAACGCCTGTCGTTATGCACGGGAAAAAATAGGAGCAATGGCTTTTGAAGGCAGTGCAGTTAGTACAGAGGTGTTATTAGAATCGGGTATTCGTAAAGCCAATTCCTTAGTGGCGGCACTTAGAAGTGATGCACTCAACTTAGCAATGGTGACTCTGGCTAAACATTATGGCGTTCCCCATATTATCAGTCGAATGCGACACCCGGATTTTACTCAACCTCTGCGTTTAGCCGGAGCAAATCATATTATCAGTACCGTTGAACTGGGGGTTTCTACGATGGTGAATGCGATTGAATATCCTCAAGTAGAATCAATGATGCACTTTGAGCAAGGACAAATTGAAGTTTTAAAATTAGCGGTTCCGAAAAATTGTTATGTTGCGGGTCGGAGTGTGGCGGAAATTGCTCAAGATTCTCGGTTTCCAACGGGTTCTTTAATTATTGGTTATCAACCCCATCCCCAAGATAATTTAATGATTCCGAATGGGAGTACGGTTTTAGAACCAGGTTCAACGATATTGATTGTAACAAAGCCTGGAACATTACATCAAGTGATTGATTTTATTGAAGGTTATCAATCTTGTGGATAA
- a CDS encoding class I SAM-dependent methyltransferase, which produces MDYENNQNLCNFISEKIIENPDHRITFADYMNWVLYHPEYGYYTVNEPQFGAAGDFVTSPYFGSDFGEMLAEQFVQMWEILDYPTPFTLVEMGAGQGLLASDILLYLKKQYPEFYSKINYIICEKSAFLKQQQQKQLKNQLNLNSSIQWCDLETLQNEAIIGCFFSNELVDAFPVHQVIVQNRQLQEIYITIDPQTTTDIKFQETIGELSTENLTDYFKLIEIDLCSPAYPEGYRTEVNLMALDWIKTIASKLNQGFILTIDYGYPAQRYYLPSRREGTLQCYYQHRHHNDPYINIGRQDLTAHINFTALERYGEHYNLHSQGFTQQALFLMALGLGDRIAALSQPSEYSISEVLQRRDCLHSLIDPMGLGNFGVLLQSKGLSLSQQQIPLKGFNIPL; this is translated from the coding sequence ATGGATTATGAAAATAATCAGAATTTATGTAACTTTATTTCCGAAAAAATTATAGAAAATCCTGATCATAGAATTACCTTTGCTGATTATATGAACTGGGTTTTATATCACCCAGAATATGGCTATTATACCGTTAATGAACCTCAATTTGGTGCAGCAGGAGATTTTGTTACTTCTCCCTATTTCGGATCAGACTTTGGGGAAATGTTGGCAGAACAGTTTGTACAAATGTGGGAAATTCTGGATTATCCTACCCCTTTTACCTTAGTAGAAATGGGAGCAGGTCAAGGACTATTAGCCAGCGATATTTTATTATATTTAAAAAAACAATATCCTGAATTTTACAGCAAAATCAACTATATTATTTGTGAAAAATCTGCCTTTCTTAAACAACAACAGCAAAAACAACTAAAAAATCAGTTGAATCTTAACTCATCAATTCAATGGTGTGATTTAGAGACGCTTCAAAATGAAGCTATTATTGGTTGCTTTTTCTCTAATGAATTAGTTGATGCGTTCCCCGTCCATCAAGTTATTGTTCAAAATCGTCAACTTCAAGAAATTTATATTACTATAGATCCCCAAACTACAACAGATATTAAATTTCAAGAAACTATTGGTGAACTTTCAACGGAAAACCTCACCGACTATTTTAAATTAATCGAGATTGATTTATGTTCTCCCGCTTATCCTGAAGGTTATCGAACTGAAGTTAATTTAATGGCGTTAGACTGGATCAAAACCATTGCGTCAAAACTAAATCAAGGCTTTATTTTAACGATTGATTATGGTTATCCCGCCCAACGATATTACCTGCCCAGTCGTCGTGAAGGAACTCTACAATGCTATTATCAACATCGTCATCATAATGATCCCTATATTAATATTGGCCGACAGGATTTAACCGCCCATATCAACTTCACCGCCTTAGAACGTTACGGAGAACACTACAACCTTCATTCCCAGGGGTTTACCCAACAAGCTTTATTTTTAATGGCGTTAGGCTTAGGCGATCGCATCGCAGCATTATCCCAACCTTCAGAATATTCTATTTCGGAAGTATTACAACGGCGAGACTGCTTACATTCTCTCATCGATCCAATGGGGTTGGGAAACTTTGGGGTTCTTCTACAATCTAAAGGCTTAAGTCTCTCTCAACAACAAATTCCCCTCAAAGGGTTCAATATCCCCCTTTAA
- a CDS encoding MBL fold metallo-hydrolase — protein sequence MYFTWLDSNSWLLEISGKNVLIDPWLVGALTFGNMNWLFKGERRNPRPIPQKIDLILLSQGLEDHAHPETLKQLNKNIPVVGSPNAAKVVQELGYTQVRALEHGSTYCLENQIEIKALPGSPIGPTTLENAYLLKDLTTGNTVYYEPHGYHAPELKDMATIDVVITPLINISLPLVGPIIRGQQTALDLAKLVHPQVMLPTAEAGDVVYEGLLVSLLKASGNLEDFRSMLARENLSTRVLNPKPGERFEVSLEQRSVSVV from the coding sequence ATGTATTTCACTTGGCTGGATAGTAATTCTTGGTTACTGGAAATAAGCGGAAAAAATGTTCTGATAGATCCTTGGTTAGTGGGTGCATTAACCTTTGGGAATATGAATTGGTTATTTAAGGGGGAAAGACGGAACCCGCGACCTATTCCTCAAAAGATTGACTTAATTTTATTATCTCAGGGATTAGAAGATCATGCCCATCCTGAAACGTTAAAACAACTCAATAAAAATATCCCGGTTGTGGGTTCTCCGAATGCGGCAAAGGTAGTCCAAGAATTAGGATATACTCAAGTTCGAGCATTGGAACATGGAAGCACCTATTGTTTAGAAAATCAGATTGAAATTAAAGCACTTCCAGGTTCGCCTATTGGCCCAACAACTCTGGAAAATGCCTATCTTTTAAAAGACTTAACAACAGGAAATACGGTTTATTATGAACCTCATGGCTATCATGCTCCTGAATTAAAAGATATGGCAACTATTGATGTCGTCATTACCCCTTTAATTAATATTAGTTTACCTTTGGTCGGGCCAATTATTCGCGGACAACAAACAGCGTTAGATTTAGCAAAGTTAGTTCATCCTCAAGTGATGTTACCCACCGCCGAAGCAGGGGATGTTGTGTATGAAGGGTTGTTAGTTTCTTTATTAAAAGCAAGTGGTAATCTTGAAGATTTTCGCTCTATGTTGGCTAGGGAAAATCTATCTACACGGGTACTCAATCCCAAACCCGGAGAACGATTTGAAGTTTCCTTAGAACAGCGTTCTGTGAGTGTGGTTTAA
- a CDS encoding aspartate aminotransferase, with amino-acid sequence MTLDWISPADRIQALPPYVFARLDELKANARQQGLDLIDLGMGNPDGATPEPVVEAAVQALRNPANHGYPPFEGTANFRRAITNWYHRRYGVSLDPNGEALPLLGSKEGLGHLALAYINPGDLVLVPSPSYPVHFRGPVIAGGKVHSIILKPENDWVIDLGSIPDSIAEQAKILYFNYPSNPTGATAPREFFEEIVAFAHKYQILLVHDLCYAELAFDGYKPTSLLEISGGKEIGVEFHTMSKTYNMAGWRVGFAVGNSKVLQGLRTLKTNLDYGVFSALQAAAETALSLPDSYLQEVQERYRTRRDFLIKGLAELGWTVPKTLATMYLWVPCPPGMNSTDFALTVLQQTGVVLTPGNAFGIGGEGYVRISLIADCDRLGEALKRLKDANIRYQPQPVSV; translated from the coding sequence ATGACATTAGATTGGATTAGCCCTGCTGACCGGATACAAGCCCTACCGCCTTATGTTTTTGCCCGTTTAGATGAATTGAAAGCCAACGCCCGTCAGCAAGGCTTAGATTTAATTGATTTAGGTATGGGAAACCCCGATGGGGCAACCCCTGAACCTGTGGTTGAAGCTGCTGTTCAGGCGTTAAGAAATCCGGCGAATCATGGCTATCCACCCTTTGAAGGAACGGCTAATTTTAGACGAGCAATTACCAATTGGTATCACCGTCGTTATGGTGTTTCCCTCGACCCTAATGGCGAAGCTTTACCTTTATTAGGGTCAAAAGAAGGATTAGGTCATTTAGCTTTAGCTTATATTAATCCGGGGGATTTAGTATTAGTTCCTAGCCCTTCCTATCCGGTTCATTTTCGCGGGCCAGTCATCGCCGGAGGAAAGGTTCATTCGATTATTTTGAAACCGGAAAATGATTGGGTGATTGATTTAGGTTCAATTCCTGATTCTATTGCAGAACAAGCTAAAATTCTCTATTTTAATTATCCTAGTAATCCCACTGGTGCAACAGCCCCCCGTGAATTTTTTGAAGAAATTGTTGCCTTTGCCCATAAATATCAAATTCTGCTGGTTCATGATTTATGTTATGCTGAATTAGCCTTTGATGGCTATAAACCCACCAGTTTATTAGAAATTTCGGGGGGCAAAGAAATTGGGGTAGAATTCCATACCATGTCTAAAACCTATAATATGGCGGGCTGGCGTGTGGGATTTGCGGTGGGAAATTCTAAGGTTTTACAAGGGTTAAGAACCTTAAAAACCAATTTAGATTATGGGGTGTTTTCAGCGTTACAAGCGGCGGCAGAAACGGCTTTAAGTTTACCGGATTCTTATTTGCAAGAAGTTCAAGAACGCTATCGCACCCGCCGAGATTTTCTGATTAAAGGATTAGCAGAATTAGGTTGGACTGTTCCTAAAACCTTAGCTACCATGTATTTATGGGTTCCCTGTCCACCAGGGATGAATTCAACGGATTTTGCTCTAACGGTTTTACAACAAACGGGTGTTGTTTTAACTCCGGGTAATGCCTTTGGTATTGGGGGAGAAGGGTATGTCAGAATTAGTTTAATTGCAGATTGCGATCGCTTAGGAGAAGCCTTAAAACGCTTAAAAGATGCCAATATTCGGTATCAACCCCAACCCGTTTCTGTTTAA
- a CDS encoding PEP-CTERM sorting domain-containing protein (PEP-CTERM proteins occur, often in large numbers, in the proteomes of bacteria that also encode an exosortase, a predicted intramembrane cysteine proteinase. The presence of a PEP-CTERM domain at a protein's C-terminus predicts cleavage within the sorting domain, followed by covalent anchoring to some some component of the (usually Gram-negative) cell surface. Many PEP-CTERM proteins exhibit an unusual sequence composition that includes large numbers of potential glycosylation sites. Expression of one such protein has been shown restore the ability of a bacterium to form floc, a type of biofilm.) produces the protein MKTTLSKIIGSTILATGVAVSLVAAPAQAGNGNGNNQKTTSTTPTTTTSTTPTTTTSTTSTTTTSTTGNGNGNGNGNGNGNNQQTTTTSTTPTTTTSTTPTTTTSTTPTTTTSTTPTTTTSTTPTTTTSTTPTTTTSSTGSTTLSTGSTTSSAGSNIFTFGFGNVLGGDTAGDTIFSQFNFNVRKTSTNQVLFQFENTGEKSAAFISQIKFSDPTSLLKFNAFAPDFNVGNVGFLQENKNLAQSANITGWKDSFGFATTDSGTGKKGIDGGEKLGLLFDGNFDNVLSSLRSNQLKIGMHVQGIAVANGKSDVFVSSVEIIKPPAPVEVPEPATLVGLGLAFGGMLASRRRQSH, from the coding sequence ATGAAAACCACACTATCTAAAATTATTGGTTCCACAATATTAGCTACTGGAGTTGCAGTTTCCTTGGTTGCAGCACCTGCACAAGCAGGAAATGGAAATGGAAATAATCAAAAGACAACTTCCACAACTCCAACAACAACAACTTCCACAACTCCGACAACAACAACTTCCACAACTTCCACAACAACAACCTCCACAACAGGAAACGGGAATGGAAACGGGAATGGAAACGGAAATGGAAATAATCAACAGACCACGACAACTTCCACAACTCCAACAACAACAACTTCCACAACTCCGACAACGACAACTTCCACAACTCCAACAACAACAACTTCCACAACTCCGACAACGACAACTTCCACAACTCCGACAACAACAACTTCCACAACTCCAACAACAACAACTTCTAGTACAGGTTCAACCACTTTAAGCACAGGTTCCACAACTTCTAGTGCAGGTTCTAACATTTTCACGTTTGGATTTGGCAATGTTTTGGGTGGCGACACAGCCGGAGATACAATTTTCAGCCAATTCAATTTTAATGTCAGAAAAACCAGCACTAATCAAGTTCTGTTCCAGTTTGAAAATACAGGTGAAAAATCGGCTGCGTTTATTAGTCAGATTAAATTCTCTGATCCGACTAGCTTACTAAAATTCAATGCGTTTGCGCCGGATTTCAACGTTGGAAACGTTGGTTTTCTACAAGAGAATAAAAATTTAGCTCAATCTGCTAATATTACAGGTTGGAAAGACAGCTTTGGTTTTGCAACAACCGATTCAGGTACTGGTAAGAAAGGAATTGATGGCGGTGAAAAGTTAGGCTTACTGTTTGATGGTAATTTTGACAACGTGCTCAGTAGTTTGAGATCTAATCAGTTAAAAATCGGAATGCACGTTCAAGGGATTGCAGTGGCAAATGGCAAAAGCGATGTTTTTGTTAGCTCTGTAGAAATTATCAAACCCCCCGCACCTGTTGAAGTTCCCGAACCCGCCACATTAGTTGGTTTAGGTTTAGCCTTCGGTGGAATGCTGGCTTCTCGTCGTCGTCAATCTCACTAA
- a CDS encoding iron-containing alcohol dehydrogenase family protein, whose protein sequence is MAQTSSTTNLTPTSVVSLKIAPAQVLRSNNALVASGEAIARFGQRPLIIGGDRSLGLTVQSLQPILERYQLQCAQASYGTDCSETSLTALHQAVSSHKADFIIGTGGGKALDAAKLIAHQTHLPIVTIPTSGATCAAWTALSNVYSEEGAFLYDVSLDRCPDLLILDYNLIQTAPQRTLIAGIGDAIAKWYEASVSSGHSDQTFMIAAVQQARVLRDILLQKSLIALQDNGGETWREVVDATVLLAGVIGGIGGAQCRTVAAHAVHNGLTHVGASHGTLHGEKVAYGILVQLRLEEMVQGNQLAASARQQLLKFYPDLGLPQTLNDLGMGEITLAELRHAAEVACNERSDIHRLPFKVVPEQLMAAMVSTTAPIVETKLKN, encoded by the coding sequence ATGGCTCAAACCTCTTCAACTACCAATCTAACGCCCACTTCAGTTGTGAGTTTAAAGATTGCCCCAGCCCAAGTTTTACGCAGTAATAACGCCTTAGTCGCGTCAGGAGAAGCGATCGCACGCTTTGGTCAACGTCCCTTAATCATTGGGGGCGATCGCTCTCTTGGTCTTACGGTTCAAAGTCTACAACCTATTTTAGAACGTTATCAACTCCAATGCGCCCAAGCATCCTACGGTACAGACTGTAGTGAAACCAGCTTAACCGCCCTACATCAAGCCGTCAGCAGCCATAAAGCCGATTTTATTATCGGGACGGGTGGCGGAAAAGCCCTAGATGCAGCCAAACTCATCGCCCATCAAACCCATCTCCCCATCGTCACTATCCCCACCTCTGGGGCGACCTGCGCCGCTTGGACAGCGCTTTCTAACGTTTATTCTGAGGAGGGGGCATTTTTATATGACGTCAGTTTAGATCGCTGTCCCGATTTATTGATTTTGGACTATAACTTAATTCAAACTGCTCCCCAACGAACGTTAATTGCAGGTATTGGAGATGCGATCGCTAAATGGTATGAAGCTTCCGTTAGCAGTGGACATTCCGATCAAACCTTCATGATTGCTGCGGTACAACAAGCCAGAGTGCTGCGAGATATTTTATTACAAAAATCCTTAATTGCCTTACAAGACAACGGGGGCGAAACGTGGCGGGAAGTTGTGGATGCAACGGTCTTACTGGCGGGTGTTATTGGGGGTATTGGCGGCGCCCAATGTCGCACCGTTGCTGCCCATGCAGTTCATAATGGTTTAACCCATGTTGGAGCTAGTCATGGAACGTTACACGGGGAAAAAGTGGCCTATGGGATTTTAGTACAATTGCGTTTAGAGGAGATGGTACAAGGCAACCAACTCGCCGCCAGCGCCAGACAACAACTCTTAAAGTTTTACCCCGATTTAGGTTTACCCCAAACTTTAAATGATTTGGGAATGGGAGAAATCACCTTAGCCGAACTGCGACACGCCGCCGAAGTTGCCTGTAATGAGCGTTCTGACATTCATCGTTTACCGTTTAAAGTGGTTCCCGAACAGTTAATGGCGGCAATGGTATCAACAACGGCCCCTATTGTTGAAACCAAACTGAAGAATTAA